A single window of Fischerella sp. PCC 9605 DNA harbors:
- a CDS encoding O-linked N-acetylglucosamine transferase, SPINDLY family protein: MSQKFFQEGRWQEAAKKYQKYLEIHPGDAEIYWNLSHCYRQLNLIDEYFGTLQQGIELYSTDARLHFSLIIDLRRYGRIQEAIVSSEKASQFLPHDYTFQILKHLTVPSIYENQEEIKFYRQRFTQGLQNLIQETSLKTPEEKNSALAGIGRLTNFYLSYQAQNDIDLQRQYGKLVHEIMAVNYPQWVVPLSMSKLQPHQKIRIGYVSHYLHSYSGTLWLTGWLRYCDRQSFEIYCYYTGNDPDPITQQFQEYSDVFHHIPYNLSAACEQIIADRLHILVFPEIGMDAQTMQMAGLRLAPVQCVAWGHPVTTGLPTIDYFLSSELMEPENAQEHYSENLIRLPNIGVSYPKPYIPPVIKTRSDYQLQDDAVIYLCCQAPFKYLPQYDFIFAEIARLVPKAKFVFLRGNLLRERLNRAFAGVGLNSEDYCVFLTIPERLDYLMINLLSDVYLDTFCWSGGNTTLEAIACNLPIVTCPGEFMRGRHSYSFLKMLGVTDTIAKNETEYIEIAVKLGLNSVWRHSIAERMSQSHERLFDDKVCVAALETFYKQVVEEVCSKHFSA; the protein is encoded by the coding sequence TTGAGTCAGAAATTTTTCCAAGAGGGAAGATGGCAAGAGGCAGCCAAGAAATATCAAAAATACTTAGAAATTCACCCAGGAGATGCAGAAATTTATTGGAATTTAAGCCATTGCTATAGACAGTTAAACCTTATAGATGAATATTTTGGTACTCTTCAGCAAGGAATTGAACTTTACTCTACAGACGCTAGGTTGCATTTTTCATTAATAATCGACTTGCGGCGTTATGGACGTATTCAAGAAGCCATCGTAAGTTCAGAAAAGGCTAGCCAATTCTTACCTCATGACTACACTTTTCAAATTCTCAAACATTTAACGGTTCCGTCAATATACGAAAATCAAGAAGAAATTAAGTTTTATCGCCAGCGTTTTACTCAAGGACTGCAAAACTTAATTCAGGAAACATCTCTCAAAACCCCTGAAGAGAAAAATAGTGCTTTAGCAGGTATCGGTCGGCTCACAAACTTTTATCTATCGTATCAGGCGCAAAATGATATAGATTTACAACGCCAATATGGAAAGTTAGTGCATGAAATTATGGCAGTTAATTATCCACAATGGGTTGTGCCTCTATCTATGTCCAAGCTTCAGCCTCATCAAAAAATTCGGATTGGTTACGTTTCACATTATCTACATTCTTATAGTGGCACACTTTGGTTAACTGGCTGGCTGCGTTATTGCGATCGCCAAAGCTTTGAAATTTACTGTTACTATACAGGTAATGATCCAGATCCCATTACACAACAGTTTCAAGAATATAGTGATGTTTTTCACCATATTCCTTACAATTTATCAGCAGCCTGCGAACAAATAATTGCTGATAGGTTACATATCCTAGTTTTTCCTGAAATTGGTATGGACGCGCAAACCATGCAAATGGCTGGTCTGCGGCTTGCGCCTGTGCAATGCGTTGCTTGGGGACATCCGGTAACTACTGGCTTACCTACAATTGATTACTTTTTATCTAGCGAGTTAATGGAACCGGAAAATGCCCAAGAACATTACTCAGAAAACCTAATTCGTTTGCCTAATATTGGTGTTTCTTACCCCAAACCATATATTCCACCAGTCATCAAAACCCGCTCAGATTATCAGTTACAAGATGATGCGGTCATTTATTTATGTTGCCAAGCTCCTTTTAAATACCTGCCGCAATATGATTTTATTTTTGCAGAAATTGCTCGCCTTGTTCCCAAAGCCAAATTCGTATTTTTGCGTGGCAATTTACTTCGGGAACGTTTGAACCGTGCTTTTGCAGGAGTGGGTCTTAACAGTGAGGATTACTGTGTCTTCCTCACTATTCCAGAACGACTGGATTATCTGATGATTAACTTACTTTCAGATGTTTATCTAGACACTTTTTGCTGGTCTGGTGGTAATACTACCCTAGAGGCGATCGCTTGCAACCTTCCTATTGTTACATGTCCAGGGGAATTTATGCGCGGTCGTCACTCTTACAGTTTCCTAAAAATGCTAGGAGTGACAGACACCATCGCTAAAAATGAAACGGAATATATCGAGATTGCTGTCAAATTAGGACTAAACTCAGTTTGGCGACACAGCATAGCAGAACGAATGAGTCAGAGTCACGAGCGTCTTTTTGACGATAAAGTTTGTGTCGCAGCTTTAGAAACCTTTTATAAACAGGTCGTAGAAGAAGTTTGTAGTAAGCACTTCAGTGCTTAA
- a CDS encoding type IV pilin-like G/H family protein, with the protein MLKPELQAKFLQHLNGRKKKSDEGFTLIELLVVVIIIGVLAAIALPSLLGQVNKAKQAEAKNNIGTINRAQQAFYLEYQGFAKDMSTLQVGVKSQTENFFYSVVTEATTGYGLVYATAYKNALKSYYGAVGTIKGDGATSEALTVAIACESPDPTKKDKFEDAIKTVAQKDIKKVDGCEGDYKSLAR; encoded by the coding sequence ATGCTTAAGCCAGAACTGCAAGCCAAATTTCTGCAACACCTCAACGGCCGTAAGAAAAAAAGCGATGAAGGTTTTACACTTATTGAATTATTGGTGGTAGTAATTATTATCGGTGTATTAGCAGCGATCGCGTTACCTTCACTACTGGGTCAGGTGAACAAAGCGAAGCAAGCTGAAGCTAAGAACAATATCGGTACTATCAACCGTGCTCAACAAGCTTTCTACTTGGAATACCAAGGTTTTGCCAAAGATATGTCAACATTGCAAGTAGGGGTTAAAAGCCAAACTGAAAATTTCTTCTACTCTGTTGTTACAGAAGCTACTACTGGGTATGGACTTGTTTATGCCACAGCTTATAAAAATGCGTTGAAATCATACTACGGAGCAGTAGGTACTATAAAAGGTGATGGTGCTACTTCTGAAGCACTGACAGTAGCAATAGCTTGTGAATCTCCAGATCCTACCAAAAAAGACAAGTTTGAAGATGCTATCAAGACTGTCGCCCAAAAGGACATCAAAAAAGTTGATGGTTGTGAAGGCGATTACAAAAGTTTAGCTAGATAA
- a CDS encoding CHASE2 domain-containing protein — MTGLFRKFRATFTKDKRPQDTTTKNWLQTILVTSVGVTMLILGIRHLKWLQAWELSAYDQMLRLRPPEALDPRILLVTVTEDDLKSEAISLPDNTINQLLAKLQSYQPRVIGLSIDRSKQKNLGASLKNLDNVITYCTFSSIDSSEIPPPPNFPINQVGFSDVISDDDGVVRRSLLFAGSNDKKCTTQISFAALLAINYLERQGIEFDFTDTGHFYLGKNSFPPLQENSGGYENIDARGYQILLNYRDPSHFAQQVTVTQVLQGRVDPNWVKDRLVIVGTTARSLHPGFYTPYSASPQHPPRMPAVFIHAQMASQIISAVLNERPLIWYLPDWVEALWVLGWALVGSVLAWQLQYPLRLGLAGGVSLSGLVGVCYLLFLQGVWMPLIPPALAVVLSSVSVMAYTSYQTQQQTKVIIQQVEKQKEAIEQLNTLLKETTHIYDKHVHSSTTLDNTEKTTGDFILGGRYQITKVLGSGGFGCTYLAKDTQRPGSPICVVKQLMPARRDTKFMQVARRLFDAEAEILEVLGKHHQIPELLAYFEENNEFYLVQEYISGHALSEELPPNHDVQNESFVIEMLKGILEVLAFVHEHRVIHRDIKPSNIIRCDTDNRLVLIDFGAVKMMQPPTAEQTELATVAIGTRGYAPPEQFAGHPRLCSDIYALGMIAIQAITGIMPHELHPHPETGTIEWRHGTKVSEKLAAILDKMVRYHFSDRYQSATEVLQDLQKIELVNGH, encoded by the coding sequence ATTACAGGACTATTCAGGAAATTTCGTGCTACTTTCACAAAAGATAAGCGTCCTCAGGACACTACCACTAAAAACTGGCTGCAAACTATTCTTGTAACCAGTGTGGGAGTCACCATGTTAATACTGGGTATTCGCCATCTAAAATGGTTGCAGGCTTGGGAATTAAGCGCTTATGACCAGATGTTGCGGCTACGCCCCCCTGAAGCATTAGACCCTCGGATTTTATTAGTTACCGTTACTGAAGATGATTTAAAGTCAGAAGCTATTTCTCTGCCAGATAACACTATCAATCAATTGTTGGCGAAATTACAATCCTATCAACCGCGTGTGATTGGGTTAAGTATCGACCGTTCTAAACAGAAAAATTTGGGGGCTAGTCTTAAAAATCTGGATAACGTTATTACTTATTGTACATTCAGCAGCATAGATAGCTCAGAAATTCCACCGCCGCCAAATTTCCCAATTAACCAAGTCGGCTTTAGCGATGTAATTTCTGACGATGATGGCGTTGTTCGTCGCAGTTTGTTATTTGCTGGTTCCAATGACAAAAAATGTACAACACAAATTTCATTTGCTGCCTTACTAGCAATTAATTATTTAGAAAGACAAGGTATCGAATTCGATTTTACCGACACAGGACATTTTTACTTGGGTAAAAATTCATTTCCACCTTTGCAAGAGAATTCAGGTGGCTATGAAAACATAGATGCAAGGGGCTATCAAATACTTCTAAATTACCGCGATCCCTCTCATTTTGCCCAACAAGTAACTGTTACACAAGTTTTGCAAGGTCGGGTAGATCCCAATTGGGTAAAAGATCGTCTCGTTATCGTCGGTACTACTGCCCGTAGCCTCCATCCGGGCTTTTATACACCCTACAGCGCTTCACCACAGCATCCACCGAGAATGCCAGCTGTCTTCATTCATGCACAGATGGCGAGTCAGATTATCAGTGCAGTACTGAATGAGCGACCCCTTATTTGGTACTTACCCGACTGGGTAGAAGCTTTATGGGTGTTGGGCTGGGCATTAGTGGGTAGTGTCTTAGCATGGCAGTTGCAATATCCCTTGCGCCTGGGTTTGGCTGGTGGCGTATCTTTGAGTGGCTTGGTGGGTGTGTGCTATTTGTTGTTTTTGCAAGGGGTGTGGATGCCTTTGATACCGCCTGCTCTAGCTGTTGTCTTGAGTAGTGTTAGTGTTATGGCTTACACTAGCTACCAAACTCAACAACAAACTAAAGTAATTATCCAGCAAGTTGAAAAACAAAAAGAAGCCATAGAACAGTTAAATACACTGTTAAAAGAAACTACACACATCTACGACAAGCACGTTCACTCTTCTACCACGCTTGATAACACGGAAAAAACAACTGGTGACTTTATTTTAGGTGGACGTTACCAAATCACAAAAGTACTTGGTTCGGGTGGATTTGGTTGTACTTATTTAGCAAAAGATACGCAGCGCCCAGGCAGTCCTATTTGTGTGGTGAAACAACTAATGCCAGCCCGCAGAGATACAAAATTTATGCAAGTTGCCAGAAGATTATTTGATGCAGAAGCAGAAATTTTAGAAGTTCTGGGGAAACATCATCAAATTCCAGAACTACTGGCATATTTTGAAGAAAATAATGAATTTTATTTAGTACAAGAATATATTTCTGGACATGCCCTCAGTGAAGAATTACCACCAAATCATGACGTACAAAATGAATCTTTTGTCATCGAGATGCTTAAAGGGATTTTAGAAGTTCTGGCGTTTGTTCACGAACATCGCGTCATTCATCGAGATATCAAACCGAGTAATATTATTAGATGCGATACGGATAATCGCTTGGTGCTTATTGACTTTGGTGCAGTCAAGATGATGCAACCACCAACAGCGGAACAGACCGAATTGGCAACAGTAGCTATTGGTACGCGGGGTTATGCACCACCAGAACAATTTGCAGGTCATCCCCGCTTGTGCAGCGATATTTACGCTTTGGGGATGATTGCCATTCAAGCAATAACCGGGATAATGCCACACGAACTTCATCCTCATCCCGAAACTGGCACTATAGAATGGCGTCATGGGACGAAAGTTAGCGAAAAATTGGCAGCGATTTTAGATAAGATGGTGCGCTACCATTTTAGCGATCGCTATCAATCTGCCACCGAAGTACTGCAAGATTTGCAAAAAATTGAATTGGTCAATGGTCATTAG
- the trxB gene encoding thioredoxin-disulfide reductase, which translates to MTNPNVENVVIIGSGPAGYTAAIYAGRANLKPVVFEGFQAGGLPGGQLMTTTEVENFPGFPQGITGPELMDQMKAQAERWGAELYTEDVIEVDLRQRPFTVRSEEREFKAHSLIIATGATAKRLGLPCEEQFWSRGISACAICDGATPIFHGAELAVVGAGDSAAEEAIYLTKYGSKVNLLVRSDKMRASKAMQDRVLSNPKIQIHWNSEAVDVFGNGHMEGVKIRNNKTGEESELHVKGLFYAIGHTPNTSLFKGQLELDEVGYVVTKPGSPETSVEGVFAAGDVQDHEYRQAVTAAGSGCMAAMLAERWLSAHGLIQEFHQVSQTPDNELQPQPAANKTPTDTEFDINATRHEGGYALRKLFHESDRLIVVKYVAPGCGPCHTLKPILNKVVDEFDGKIHFVEIDIDKDRDIAENAGITGTPTIQFFKNQELLKELKGVKQKSEYRQLIESNL; encoded by the coding sequence ATGACCAACCCAAATGTAGAAAACGTGGTAATTATAGGTTCTGGGCCAGCGGGGTACACAGCTGCTATTTACGCGGGACGCGCCAACCTGAAACCAGTTGTATTTGAGGGCTTCCAAGCCGGGGGTTTGCCTGGTGGACAGTTGATGACAACGACTGAAGTTGAGAATTTTCCTGGGTTTCCCCAAGGGATTACCGGGCCGGAACTGATGGATCAGATGAAGGCTCAGGCGGAGCGTTGGGGAGCTGAGCTATATACTGAAGATGTGATTGAAGTAGACTTGCGCCAGCGTCCGTTTACTGTTCGCTCAGAGGAACGAGAATTTAAAGCCCACAGTTTAATTATTGCCACAGGTGCAACGGCAAAACGACTGGGACTACCTTGTGAGGAACAGTTTTGGAGTCGGGGTATTTCTGCTTGTGCGATTTGCGATGGTGCTACGCCGATTTTCCACGGGGCTGAATTGGCTGTGGTGGGTGCTGGCGACTCGGCGGCGGAGGAAGCGATTTATCTGACCAAGTATGGTTCTAAAGTAAATTTGCTGGTACGTTCCGACAAGATGCGGGCTTCTAAAGCTATGCAAGACCGCGTTTTGAGTAACCCAAAAATCCAGATACATTGGAACAGCGAAGCCGTGGATGTGTTCGGTAACGGTCACATGGAAGGGGTGAAAATCCGCAATAATAAAACCGGCGAAGAAAGCGAACTGCACGTTAAGGGTTTATTTTACGCGATTGGTCACACTCCCAATACTTCTTTGTTTAAGGGACAATTAGAACTGGATGAGGTGGGTTACGTTGTTACCAAGCCTGGTTCACCAGAAACAAGTGTAGAAGGCGTTTTTGCTGCTGGCGATGTGCAGGATCACGAGTATCGTCAGGCAGTTACCGCTGCTGGTAGTGGTTGTATGGCGGCGATGCTGGCAGAACGTTGGTTGTCTGCTCATGGTCTAATTCAGGAGTTTCATCAGGTGTCGCAAACTCCAGATAATGAATTACAGCCTCAGCCAGCTGCAAACAAAACTCCCACTGACACCGAATTTGATATTAATGCGACGCGCCATGAGGGAGGTTATGCTCTCAGAAAGCTTTTCCACGAGAGCGATCGCCTTATTGTTGTCAAATATGTCGCCCCTGGTTGCGGCCCTTGTCACACCCTCAAACCCATATTAAATAAAGTGGTAGATGAATTTGACGGCAAAATTCACTTTGTCGAAATTGACATCGACAAAGACCGAGATATTGCTGAGAATGCAGGTATCACTGGCACACCAACAATCCAGTTCTTTAAAAATCAGGAACTGTTAAAAGAACTCAAGGGGGTAAAGCAAAAGAGCGAGTATCGGCAGTTGATTGAAAGTAATTTGTAG
- a CDS encoding ABC transporter permease produces MTVVKTQLPRFFSFVKNPNLSQQLMLVGLVITILFMFLAVFAPLFQAWGWLQDPTDFLSNPIHSPPSSKYWFGTSRLGYDVFSRTLFGAQAALQVVLLATALSMVVGVPLGMVSGYVGGRLDKILLFLMDSIYTLPGLLLSVTLAFVVGRGIFNAAIAISIAYIPQYYRVVRNHTVSVKTEVYIEAAQAIGANTWQVLSRYLFFNVIQSVPVLFTLNAADAILVLGGLGFLGLGLPEEFPEWGRDLKQALEALPTGIWWTTLFPGLAMTLMVVGLSLLGEGLNEFVNPRLRKENGIRK; encoded by the coding sequence ATGACTGTTGTAAAAACTCAACTACCAAGATTTTTTAGTTTTGTTAAGAATCCCAACCTTTCTCAGCAATTGATGCTTGTGGGGTTAGTAATAACAATTTTATTTATGTTCCTAGCGGTGTTTGCTCCTCTATTTCAGGCTTGGGGATGGCTGCAAGACCCCACAGATTTCTTAAGTAACCCCATTCATAGCCCACCTTCATCGAAGTATTGGTTTGGTACCAGTCGCCTCGGCTATGATGTCTTCTCGCGTACGCTATTTGGCGCACAAGCAGCATTGCAAGTGGTTTTGCTGGCAACAGCGTTGAGTATGGTTGTTGGTGTGCCTTTGGGCATGGTGAGTGGCTATGTTGGCGGTAGATTAGATAAGATACTGCTGTTTCTGATGGATAGCATTTACACTCTACCGGGGCTACTACTTTCGGTAACGCTGGCATTTGTGGTGGGACGAGGGATATTCAATGCAGCGATCGCCATTAGTATTGCTTACATTCCCCAATACTACCGTGTTGTTCGCAATCACACAGTGAGCGTGAAAACAGAAGTATACATAGAAGCTGCCCAAGCGATCGGCGCTAACACCTGGCAGGTGCTTTCTCGCTATCTATTTTTCAACGTCATTCAAAGCGTACCCGTACTATTTACCCTCAACGCCGCCGATGCAATTCTAGTTTTAGGAGGTTTGGGCTTTTTAGGTTTAGGATTACCGGAAGAATTCCCAGAATGGGGACGCGACTTAAAACAAGCTTTAGAAGCCCTACCTACAGGGATTTGGTGGACTACCCTTTTCCCAGGATTAGCGATGACATTGATGGTGGTAGGGTTATCACTACTAGGTGAGGGGTTAAATGAATTTGTCAATCCTCGTTTAAGGAAAGAAAATGGAATTCGGAAATAG
- a CDS encoding O-linked N-acetylglucosamine transferase, SPINDLY family protein — protein sequence MDKSAFINPQVKSQQKGYELILQGNYLQAASIYEQAISKEPDVKSHYWHLGLILLLQGQEVEAQTTWFMAMMEGEPEQVGAENAELREILTTEVERQERLEEYSLAWKIRQSIKELFPKDVHNLLHLVQLSIESKTYKSDDLQEYGLIEILRSEPQIEVNLKLLTLVLRNLLDYAYLESSSQELLEASLPYFVDNLQTLRSIILPAAVDIAYSHGHSDIAISLAKLYLRLDPQNTEVLGHLTAFYQNEGNFDLGIETAKLFYFLVDYLPDKIFANRQILRGLISAGGYWEESCAVNRKQQDLIAQIIKENPQDLEQIKIVRLLGANYFAPYIEDNLQENRKVQNQILKLCNDNNAVYGKEKIEKYSQGHLQSKQQGGANKKLKIGYISYCLRTHSVGWLARWIFQHHDRERFQINGYFMGADNMLDFLHQWYIDQVDKAYKSTNVWSVAEQIFQDEIDILIDLDSITLDTTCEVVQCKPAPIQATWLGWDASGSPSVDYFIADPYVLPESAQEYYREKIWRLPQTYIAVDGFEVGVPTIRRDQLDIPNDAVVYFCGQRGFKRHPDITKLQLRIIKEVPNSYFLIKGISDEESIKTFFYQLAEEEGVDCSKLRFLPGVPSESIHRANLGIADVILDTYPYNGATTTLETLWMCIPMVTRVGEQFAARNSYTMMINAGITEGIAWTDEEYVEWGVRLGKDEALRQQIAWKLKQSRKTAPLWNGKQFTREMEKAYEQMWQRYIEG from the coding sequence ATGGATAAATCTGCTTTTATTAATCCTCAAGTTAAATCGCAACAAAAAGGGTATGAGTTGATACTCCAAGGTAACTACCTTCAGGCTGCTAGTATTTACGAGCAAGCAATTTCTAAAGAACCCGATGTCAAGTCCCACTATTGGCATTTAGGTTTAATTTTGTTGTTACAGGGGCAAGAAGTAGAAGCCCAGACGACTTGGTTCATGGCAATGATGGAAGGAGAGCCAGAACAAGTCGGGGCTGAGAATGCAGAATTAAGAGAAATATTAACCACAGAAGTAGAACGTCAAGAAAGGCTAGAAGAATATTCACTTGCTTGGAAGATTAGACAAAGTATTAAAGAACTTTTTCCTAAAGATGTTCACAATTTATTGCATCTTGTACAACTATCCATAGAATCCAAAACATATAAAAGTGATGATTTACAAGAATATGGTTTAATTGAAATACTCCGATCAGAACCGCAGATAGAAGTTAATTTAAAATTGTTAACGCTAGTTTTGCGGAATCTTTTAGATTATGCGTATTTAGAGTCTTCTTCTCAAGAGTTATTGGAAGCCAGTTTACCTTATTTTGTAGACAATCTACAAACTCTCAGAAGTATAATATTACCCGCCGCTGTAGATATTGCTTACTCTCATGGACATTCAGACATAGCAATAAGTTTAGCTAAACTTTATTTACGTTTAGATCCTCAAAACACTGAAGTTTTAGGTCATTTAACAGCTTTTTACCAAAATGAAGGTAATTTTGACTTGGGTATAGAAACTGCTAAATTATTCTATTTTTTAGTAGATTATTTGCCAGACAAAATATTTGCCAATCGCCAGATACTACGCGGTTTGATTAGCGCTGGTGGTTATTGGGAAGAATCTTGTGCTGTAAATCGTAAACAGCAAGATTTAATAGCACAAATTATAAAAGAAAATCCCCAAGACTTAGAGCAAATTAAGATAGTTAGACTGTTAGGTGCTAATTATTTCGCACCTTATATTGAAGATAATTTGCAGGAAAATAGAAAAGTTCAAAACCAAATACTTAAGTTGTGTAATGATAATAATGCTGTTTATGGTAAGGAAAAAATAGAAAAATATTCTCAGGGTCACTTACAGAGTAAACAACAAGGTGGAGCTAATAAAAAATTAAAGATAGGATACATATCTTATTGTCTAAGAACACATTCTGTCGGTTGGCTAGCCAGATGGATATTTCAACATCATGACCGAGAAAGATTTCAAATCAATGGCTATTTTATGGGCGCAGATAATATGTTAGATTTTCTGCACCAATGGTATATTGATCAGGTAGATAAAGCATATAAATCAACCAATGTTTGGTCTGTGGCAGAACAAATTTTTCAAGATGAAATTGATATATTAATTGATTTAGATAGCATTACTTTAGATACTACCTGTGAAGTTGTACAATGTAAACCCGCACCAATACAAGCTACTTGGTTGGGTTGGGATGCTTCCGGCAGTCCATCAGTAGATTATTTTATTGCTGACCCTTATGTTTTACCAGAATCAGCACAGGAATACTACAGGGAAAAAATTTGGCGTTTACCTCAAACCTATATTGCTGTGGATGGTTTTGAGGTAGGTGTACCTACAATACGTCGCGATCAATTAGATATTCCTAATGATGCAGTAGTATATTTTTGTGGTCAGCGAGGCTTCAAGCGACATCCAGATATCACAAAACTACAATTGAGGATTATTAAAGAAGTTCCCAATAGCTACTTCTTGATTAAAGGAATATCTGACGAAGAATCTATTAAAACATTCTTTTATCAGCTGGCAGAAGAAGAAGGTGTTGATTGCTCAAAACTACGATTTCTTCCAGGTGTTCCTTCAGAATCAATTCACCGAGCTAATTTAGGCATTGCAGATGTAATTTTAGATACTTATCCCTATAATGGAGCCACAACAACCCTAGAAACCCTGTGGATGTGCATTCCTATGGTGACAAGAGTAGGTGAGCAATTTGCTGCACGTAACAGCTACACCATGATGATTAATGCTGGCATTACAGAAGGCATTGCCTGGACAGATGAAGAATATGTAGAGTGGGGTGTGCGTTTAGGGAAGGATGAGGCTTTACGACAACAAATTGCTTGGAAATTGAAACAGTCGAGAAAAACAGCACCTCTGTGGAATGGTAAGCAGTTTACTCGTGAGATGGAGAAGGCTTACGAGCAAATGTGGCAGAGATATATTGAAGGATAG
- a CDS encoding ROK family protein, which produces MTPEVIGIDLGGTAIKLGRFTVDGTCLKSLTVATPQPATPEAVIAVMVDAIAQLDPENQAVAIGVGTPGPADAAGRIAKVSINLPGWHDVPLADALEAKIGKPAIVANDANCAGLGEAWLGTGRHFQNFILLTLGTGVGGAIILDGKLFIGHYGAAGELGLISFNPNGPICNSGNQGSLEQYVSVIAIRRRTGKEPAELGALAKAGDAKALTFWQEYGRDLGTGLTSLMYVLTPEAIVIGGGVSASAEFFLPAAKAEIEKRVLPTSRVGLQILPAELGNSAGMLGAAKLAWQKVRGGSGRWGDGEMGKITNDQ; this is translated from the coding sequence ATGACGCCAGAAGTAATTGGTATTGACTTAGGGGGAACAGCAATTAAGCTGGGGCGATTTACAGTTGATGGCACTTGCCTAAAATCTTTAACTGTTGCGACTCCCCAACCAGCAACCCCAGAAGCAGTAATAGCAGTGATGGTAGATGCGATCGCACAACTCGATCCTGAAAATCAGGCTGTTGCCATTGGTGTTGGTACTCCTGGCCCTGCGGATGCAGCTGGACGCATTGCCAAAGTCTCCATTAACCTGCCAGGATGGCACGATGTCCCCCTTGCTGATGCTTTAGAAGCGAAAATTGGCAAACCTGCTATTGTTGCTAATGATGCCAATTGTGCTGGTTTAGGGGAAGCTTGGTTAGGAACCGGTCGCCACTTTCAAAATTTCATCTTGCTGACTTTAGGAACAGGCGTTGGTGGTGCGATTATCCTTGATGGCAAATTGTTTATAGGGCATTACGGGGCAGCTGGCGAGTTAGGTTTAATCAGCTTCAACCCTAATGGGCCAATCTGTAATAGTGGTAATCAAGGTTCTTTAGAACAGTATGTTTCTGTCATCGCAATCCGCCGCCGCACTGGAAAAGAACCAGCCGAATTGGGGGCTTTAGCAAAAGCAGGAGACGCCAAAGCTTTGACATTTTGGCAAGAATACGGTAGAGATTTGGGTACCGGTTTAACAAGTTTAATGTACGTGCTAACGCCAGAAGCGATCGTCATTGGTGGCGGTGTCAGCGCTAGCGCCGAATTTTTCTTACCAGCTGCCAAAGCCGAAATTGAGAAGCGAGTTTTACCCACCTCTCGCGTAGGTTTGCAAATCTTGCCAGCTGAGTTAGGTAATAGTGCAGGCATGTTGGGTGCAGCAAAATTGGCATGGCAGAAGGTTAGAGGGGGGAGTGGGAGATGGGGAGATGGGGAGATGGGGAAAATAACTAATGACCAATGA